The window ggatggatgaGCGGATGGGGGTGGATGGagacatatatatatatatatgcgtgtgtgtgtgtggtttgCGCCCCTTCGCTGTTGGTGTGGCTGTCGTTCTCCGTCGCTCcgtgtttctgtgtgtgtatgtgtgtcgtGTGTATCGTGCGACGCTGCCACCCATCACCTCCGCAAAacaacaaacaaacacacacacacacaagcacatacacgcacgtctcctcctcgttttGTTTCGTTGTCCAGAGAGGaccgaaaaagaaagagaggagcgAAACACGTCCGAGGGAGAAAAGCGACCACATGATGGAAGCCTGAAAAGCCaacaagaaaacaacaaggagggagggggcgcatgtgggtggggagggaaggaggagcagaTCAGGCGAAAAGCAGCACGGGAACAAATAGAGAACCATGGCGTGCATGATCAAACACGACGAAGAACCCAAccaaaaaacaacaaaagaagaaagagacgCGCCTTGCTGAGTTCATCACtcgggaagagggggagggggagggggaggggagaagcaTAAAGTAGCACAAAGGAGAACACGGCccacaaaagaaaaaaaaaaggaagggcagagggagggagggggagggggagggggagggtgggtaGAGGGAGGTGGAGTACAAAGACaacgaaaaaagagagaaagaaacgAGAACACACAGGCAAACACATGAGAAACGAACAACGAAGACAGGTCAACTTAACGAGGAAGACAATATAAAGCGTGAAccaacgaagaaaaaaaaagagagggggagagagagggaagaggctttttgtgtgtgtgtgtgtgcgtgtctgtaggtgtctgtgtgtgtgtgtgtgggtgtgtgtgttatTCGATCAACGTTGTTGCTGTGggtttatatatatatatatcagATATATATGTAATAGTGaatatatatacatatatatatgtgtgtgtgttctttcgtgtgtacgtgtgttcGCGCGTGGCACCGTACGCATCCTTTCTTTGTCTGCACGTCTCCTCGGTGCTTCCTCTGGTTTTGGCTTCGCTCCTTGTACTCTCCGTCTCATATTACTTCTTCTGCGAGGGCgacgagcacacacagacacagacacacacacacacacacacacacacgcacacacacacctacagacagacacacagacatacagAGCAGGTGTACCAGCAATAAGAAAAGGCGAAGCAACTAAGACGCGGTGGGGGCCGACGGGTGGAGTCAGAGAGGTTGAGAGAGTGAACGACAGTGTGTGCGGTGGTCGTCgtcaccttttttttcctgtgtcgcttacacacacacacacatgctcTCGCCCCCTTGACCTCgagcctgccgctgctgctgccgccgctgcctcgtgcCCGCGTTTCATTTTGCATTGTGCTTAGGGCAGGAAGGGCACGATTGCCATCGCCAGCATGGCGGACAGCGATGCACCAGCGAGGAGCGCGACACCCATCAGCTGACCGGCCATCACGCGCTGGCCCTCCGTGCGCAGGCGTGCGTCGATCGGGCCGAACACCATCGAAATCGCACCGAAGAAGCCGTTCGTGAGGCCGAGCAGCGCAAAGAACACGTACGGGGCCGGGTGGCCAGGGATGTACTTGAAGATGCACAGGAAGGTCAGCGGAATGAAGATGAAGCGGCACCCGACGCCAATAAAGAGCACCAAGTGCGAGGGCCACAGGAACTTCACTGAGGATAGCCAGCGGCCGGTCGCATCACCGCAGTTGTACAGCAGAATCGCGATGGTTGCAAACCACCTGTCCGCGCGGTCGACCGGGATCATGAGGGACGGCAGGATGAGCAACGAAACAAAGAAGTTGCAGAAGCAGGCAACCATGAGAGGCCAAATGAACTTCACCACAggccacgcgcgcgtgcgctgcagctgctccgagGTGGTCAGGTTGCGGTCGTCAGCGTTGCTGTCGCTGTAGGTGTCGCCAGCCTGGCGgcccaccacccgcaccTCGTCGCACTCGCTCAGCTCGTCAGAGCCACCCGCGCCCTCGGCCTTGCGGCGCGCCTTATcagcctcctcgtcgacgaGATCGCCGTAGATCTCATTGCCCTTAGCCGCCGGATTGGTGGTAAAGGGTTGACGctggttgctgctgctgagggtGGCGTTCAGCTCCTCCTGGGCGGCTTTGTTGGTCTCCTCGACGTCCAGGCCCTTTGCGGCGTCATTGGCCCGCTTGATGGCACGGAACTCACCGACGTGCTCCTGCGCATAGGAGTTGAAGCGCAGCGAGAGCGCCATGGCGAGCGCAACACCCATGAAGCCGAGGGCGAGGCTGAAGTAGAGGTACGCCTGGCGGAGCACCGAGTCGTACGTGTCCTCCATGGACGCCTTGATGATGCACTGCAGCGTCGAGGAAATCACACCGGAGAAGCCGCAGCCGAACATGATGGCGGACATGAACTTCGGCGGCATCGTACCCACCAGCGCGTAGCACGTCGCCTCCAGGTAGGACTTGCCCACGCCAGCCGCGATGGTCACGATGAAGAAGGCGACCATGGCGCCGACCTGCGACACGCCCCCGGCGGGAATGACCAGAATTACGAACACCTCCACCATCATGAGCGTCAGGGCCATGAAGAAgcgaaaggagagggagagcttGCGCGCCCACGGGGTCAGCACCGTTGGGCCGACCAATGCCTGCGTCACCACCGACGCCACGTTGTAGAAGGTGAGAATGTTATTCCAGAAAATGGGGCTGTTCGGCTTCGCATTCGGGTCTCGGGTTGCGTACTTGTAGTAGTCGAGCATGTacgccggtgccgatgcgAGGGCATTCAGCGGCATGAGCATCGAAACACCGAGGAGCACGCACGTGGCATACACGTACAGCTCCGCCAGGGAGGAGAAGTTGAGGATCATCTTGCTGTACTAGGGCGAGGAGGAAAGCCGTTTTTCTTGTAGAGCTTCAACAACAACAAGACGTAAAGCAAGACTGGTCCGTGATGGACTTCCACTTCTGTAGTATCCttgagggagggagggggggggattGCCTCTTAGGATTATGTGCGCTTGAATCGCTTGGTCGTCGTCTACCTCTTTTCCGATGCGTGCTCTCCCCACTGGTATCTCCAATATAGCCTTCACGTCTTTTgcgggaagagagagaggaggggcgagaTGGGTGTGGAGGGCTGCTGATGCACACGTCTCTGCGGTTTAGTGAAGATGCGAAGagactgtgtgtgtgtatgtgcgctcACGTAATTCTTCGTCGCTCTTTCTGCTATcaacgagaaagagggatTCGGGACGCAAAACGAGAAGGGGGCGTGATGGCGCGTGGTACACGCGAGGGCTACAGAAATGAGGGAAAGACGGAGAGGGGGCAGAGGCGGGGGAACACGGAAGCGGACTTCTTGTGCGAGAACAAAACGCGGTGAGCTGGCgagaaaagaaggaaaatGACTGAATAGGACGGCGGTGAGTACGCCGAGTGGAaagaaggggtggggagtgGGGCGGTTCGAGGTGGGAGGAATGCGTGGTGCGcagcggaagaggcggagacggcggaTAAGCGCGGCGGTTGCACCAATTCGCACACCCATACACGCAAAAACACCCGAGCaagagacgagagagagggagggagggggataAAGAAATCGGTCAGCGTGAAACACAGACATGGAGACGGTGTAGGAGGCGCGGGCGAGAAAGGAAAGAtgaaggcggaggtggaccCCTCTCCACACAGGTCCAGCCACACCGCGGCCCACGAGTCTAAGTGGAAAATGCCCGTGTCGCGATTCTCCTACGCTCtgcccgccgcctccctctcgttTGCCTGGTCACAGCCAACGCCACGctcaaacacgcacacgcacaccaaaCATCACATGCGTTCAGGGATGCGTGCTGGAGTTGATGCTGGAGGCAGCGGGGCACTGTGCCAGTGGAGGcgtgaagaggaggaggggggccagGCCCATGCACGCAAGAGTCCATCCTCATCGTCATTATCCCTTCGCCGCTGTCCTCGCcggtggggggggtggacGATATACTCATGTCGTCTTTCGCTTTTTGCGCGTTGGTCGTGAGGAAATAACGAACGAAAACAGCTAAACTGAGAAAGGAAAACAGCTGTAGAACACGAGAGAACCACTAAAGCGGAGCCCGTCCCGtgcgacacacgcacacccactcacagagagagggagggagagggagaccGGCCaagagacagacacacacgcacgcgcctaCGCGGATGCATGCAAATAACGTGAAGCGATTTGGGGAAAGGCACAGCAAAAGCACAGAGAGGGCCGAGAGGGGAGAAGCGCTTCACACACCTCAAGCACCTCTTCTCGAACCCTCACAGTCCACCCGCTAAGTCGCTTCAGAGtcacaaacacgcacacacgcacgcgtgtaATCGCCTCCTCACTTGCGGGCCTTGCGGGCACCACGAGCTGGCGCGTTCTTGCGAGCCTCGGCCGCGATCAGgcgctcctcgcgctccTGGATCACATTCATGCGCAGACCCTGCTGCTTCGGCACCGTTACCTGCAGGTGGTTCAGGTCCTTGCCGATCACGAAGATGTTCGCGGCGCGGGTGGCGAACTCGGCGCCCGACGCGTCCTTCAGGTGCGCAATGTTGAACGCACCGGGGTGGCACTCCACCTTCACGATCTCGCCGATGCGGCCGCGGTTGGCGCCGCCGGTCACGATCACGGCCTTGCCCTGGCGGTTCTTGATCAGGTCCACGCACTTCTTCTCCTTGACGTTGTACACGATGGTGTCACCAATGGAGGTGTGCGGGTCCGGGTAGCGGATGCGGTGGCCGTCGTGCGTCACGGCGACCGGCACGCGGCCGGTGGCCGTGTACAGATTCACCACCTTCATCAGCTTGatctgcgcctccgcctcggacAGGCTCACCAACGCGAAGCGGCCCTTGACGTCGTACATCAGGCGGAAGCGGTCGCCCGTCTTTGGGATCTCGACCACGTCCATGAAACCGGCGGGGTACttgccgtcgcggcgcggGTGGTTGTCCACGTGCACCAGACCCTGGCGCAGGATCATCTCACCCTCGCGCGCGTTCAGCGCGTACTTCAGCCGGTTGCGGATgatcaccagcagcggcaggcactCGCGCAGCTTGTGCGGACCCGGACGCGGACGCGGCGCGAACACGCCGGTCAGCTTGCTCAGCATCCAGTCCTTGGGCGCATACAAGCGCTTGAGGTGCTTCTTGGCCATCTTTGTGGGAAGAACGTGTTCTACTGATGTTCtgtgaggaggagagcgagaaacacagaaagaagaggggagaagagtAAGGTCGAAaaggccgaggaggagaagatgGGCACCaacacctgcagcagcacacacgtggGTAAGGGCATAtataataataataatatatatatatgcgtgcgAAAGAGGCAATGCAGCATACCAGAAGGCGATATAGAAGGCGAGCAAGAGAAGAGACGAGAGCGGAGAGCGGGAGAAGGCGCCACCACGGAGGGCacaagaagaggaagaaggcgaggCAACCAGCACCcccccttcgccttctttgcgtcccccctccccaccgcaGCTTCCCATACCAATACTTCACTCTCGACCCTCGTCGTACTCCGGTCTTTTTTTCCACGGAAGTGGTACCATCCACTCGCCTGAGCTGTCGTTGTCGCGCAACAGCGGCCTCGGTGTGAGTAACTATccctatatatatatatatatatatatgtatatacatatacgcgtgtgggagagggagcgacagagacagagggattcgtctcgccgctgctgctgctgctgtggtgggtGCTGTGTTGTGTTGTGTTGCAGGTTTGTTTGTTTGGCGTCGTTGGCTTGGTCGCGTGAAAtgagcaaagaaaaaaaagaacgaaaagacgaaggaggacgacgcagacacacacacacacacacagacccctcccccctaccccacccccaagcggtgagggagaggaagaagaggggggaagggggagcgACCTTGGGAATGCCGCTCGTGCCGAACCGTCGGCTAACGagcaagaaaacaaaagagggcGCGCGCGTACTGGATCGAGACACGAGAGAGCGAGCTGCCTGCAGGGCgggtgagcgtgtgtgtgtattggGGGGTCAGTGATGTGCAGTGCAGTAAGTGGTGGATGGGGCGTGTACATGACCTTGAAAGAACGTCACTCGCGAGCAGAGAGGGcgcgaagaagaggagggcgagcgTGACGAGAGAACTGCGACGGCGCAAAATGAAG is drawn from Leishmania infantum JPCM5 genome chromosome 13 and contains these coding sequences:
- the NT3 gene encoding nucleobase transporter, whose protein sequence is MILNFSSLAELYVYATCVLLGVSMLMPLNALASAPAYMLDYYKYATRDPNAKPNSPIFWNNILTFYNVASVVTQALVGPTVLTPWARKLSLSFRFFMALTLMMVEVFVILVIPAGGVSQVGAMVAFFIVTIAAGVGKSYLEATCYALVGTMPPKFMSAIMFGCGFSGVISSTLQCIIKASMEDTYDSVLRQAYLYFSLALGFMGVALAMALSLRFNSYAQEHVGEFRAIKRANDAAKGLDVEETNKAAQEELNATLSSSNQRQPFTTNPAAKGNEIYGDLVDEEADKARRKAEGAGGSDELSECDEVRVVGRQAGDTYSDSNADDRNLTTSEQLQRTRAWPVVKFIWPLMVACFCNFFVSLLILPSLMIPVDRADRWFATIAILLYNCGDATGRWLSSVKFLWPSHLVLFIGVGCRFIFIPLTFLCIFKYIPGHPAPYVFFALLGLTNGFFGAISMVFGPIDARLRTEGQRVMAGQLMGVALLAGASLSAMLAMAIVPFLP
- a CDS encoding putative 40S ribosomal protein S4 — protein: MAKKHLKRLYAPKDWMLSKLTGVFAPRPRPGPHKLRECLPLLVIIRNRLKYALNAREGEMILRQGLVHVDNHPRRDGKYPAGFMDVVEIPKTGDRFRLMYDVKGRFALVSLSEAEAQIKLMKVVNLYTATGRVPVAVTHDGHRIRYPDPHTSIGDTIVYNVKEKKCVDLIKNRQGKAVIVTGGANRGRIGEIVKVECHPGAFNIAHLKDASGAEFATRAANIFVIGKDLNHLQVTVPKQQGLRMNVIQEREERLIAAEARKNAPARGARKARK